From the Conger conger chromosome 13, fConCon1.1, whole genome shotgun sequence genome, the window TTACCCAAGCACAGAAATGCTGTTTTATAGCTAATAGGATCTCATTTGGGAAATTGTCATGCATTGATTGCTTGTCTCATGGTTTTTTTTCGAAGACTTGCTAAACGAGTAAAATAATCCTCTACTTTATCCTGGGCTCTCTACAGACTCATCATAGTTTATTCAAATCATGCATCACTTCTCAGGttatttgtctttatttggACGTACTGGAACTACAGTTCCCACAAAGCAGTGTTTCCATACTCTGTAAAGTAGCTTGACCTTAATGTAAAGGAGAAGAAGTGAAAGGAGACATGTACAAAATGTACGGACTGGAAATATTACCAAGTAATACTGAAACACTTGCAAATATTTTGAGGATAGTGAGTATGTTCAATATGTTTCATAGATTTATTTTACaggagtttattttttatttctttggtttagtatgtcattttcaaacaCACAGGACTGACAAACCTAGCGAACTGTAAAAGTTTTCAATGATcgagaaaacattttaaatgttgggTGGGTGGGCATTGGCTTGGCTCAGATGTCTCGTGGTATCGAAACGAAGGCGCTCAACAATTTTCAAAGTGAACGTCGTGCCCTCTGTGTCAGCTGCAAAGAAAGAGGACAATGCACACAGTGTGAGATTGCCAGGTCCTGTCAGGAATGAAAAGTGGCTtgagtgattttatttttttgtaaaagatCTTTCAGTGGAACCTCCTGTTGGACAATGAACACACTTCACACCATTTTACCAGGATTTTACAAACTGTGAAggaactgccattttttttgcctacagttttttttctttcactagAAAGAATTCAGTTCTTGAATGTTTACTCAAATTGATTGTTGTGAAGTCTATtgccatttttttccccacactcgCTTTACAATTGTGTCCTTCCAAAGCAGGTCATGAATAGGGaaatttaacttttattttatttgtacacaTTGTCATAATCTATTGTCTCAATAGaatgtttttaatgataaaaatatgaaagaatgAACAAATGTCTTTTGTgtcattacaaaaaaacaagtacAATACAGCAAATGATGTATAGCCCTTTGAGCATTTCATCTCAAAGCTGAAGTAGACCATTCAAAGCAAGCCCAAGACCTCCAAACATGCATCAAATGTCAAATATGTCAAGCCAgtgaacaaaaccaaaaatacactGTACTTACAGAAAATGCAGAGGACTTGCAACAGTAGCACCTCTGTATTTTATGTACTGTAGTATGATGCCATATTTTTCAGATGTGTGTAGAACCAGTAATACCCTTTCACGTTTCATTTACACTTACATaacatgaaagaaaaacatattaaatgtaataatacattGGTCAATGGTCATTTATTCTCTTGTGATTTGGCCCTTAATTGATCATCTCCTCACTATGCTATTCTTAACATACACTGGTATTCTTCCATCATACTTGCTTatacaatgaaaaatgttttcctccaaacataaatccatccatccatccattatctgaacccgcttatcctgatcagggtcgcagggggactggagcctatcccagcatacattgggtgaaaggcaggaatacaccctggacaggtcgccagtccatcgcagggcacacacaccattcactcacacactcatacctacgggcaatttagactctccaatcagtgtaacctgcatgtctttggactgtgggaggaaaccggagtacccgcaggaaacgcagacacagggagaacatgcaaactccgcacagagaggccccagccgacggggatccgaacccaggacctccttgctgtgaggtggcagtgctacactacattaaattattggcatttggcagacgctcttatccagagtcttacagttgattagacgaagcaggagacaatcctcccctggagcaatgcagggttaatggccttgctcaagggcccaacggctgtgcggatcttattgtggctacacaatagaaccaccgaccttgggtgtcccagtcatttaccttaaccactaagctacaggctacCCACTATCCATGCCTCCCCCAAACAAAATTATAAACctgaaattgaaatattttgagGTCATACATTAGTGAGCTTTCAGGGTTTAGGATAGTCTTGCAGGCTTTAATGCTTTGTGCATTAACTGAATGATAGTTCACTTTTCAGTCAAGTCTATGGGTGACATTGAAACTCGGTTGAAGATTTTATAAAAGATACAgcttggttttttattttttattgatcttAAATACGGTGACGTAAGAGAcattccttttccttttggagcaGGTACTTTTGTCATTGCCACTGAACCTGAAATGCAGTACtcgcactgcacacacaaatgaagGCCAATGGCTGATGAACAGAACTGCCGTCTGGTTGGGCAGTCTCCTCTGTAGCAGTGAGCATAAGACCCACTGCTGGACATGGGTGATTATATACAGCAGTAGAGCAAGCACAAATGAGCAATCCACTCATGTTTCTACTGCAGGTCAGTATTCATTACAGAGCCTGGAAGGGTGactatattattttttgtttatattctaTATTCGTATTCTACAGTTTGAAAAGAAGTGCTGCCCTTGAGGTTTTCATTAGAATCGAAAGGGGAAAACAATTTTGAGTTTATTTGCCAAGAGACCGACTGCATTAGTGCTCTGGTATCCAATGTGATGTGAAATCCCAAAATTAGGAAGCTCTGGTTGTCTGGTTTACTTCAATAGATCCGATGATCCAATGGTCCAATGATCTCTGCAATATCATCAATTTTCAGttcatctttctctttcttcttttctccaATAGAAACAAAATAATCACACTTTTTGACTGGCAGGCCTTTATTGCAAGGTAAAGGGTTCATTAGCCTATTAAAATCTGAAGACAtttatacaaacatacatgtgGGAAcagataatttaaaaaaagacactaAGTGTCTTCAGCCTCAACCATCCCAGATTCCTGGTCTTGTCAGAGCACCCAAAAAGCCAAGGCTAAGACAAAATAGAGAACTGGACTACACAGCAGTACAAACAACTCCCACCAATGGAGTGCACCCAAAAAAACTACAGAGAAGCTGGGATGGTGGAGTTTCATACAAACATTTTTCGCAAATACAGAACAAAAAATACAGACCAAAAAAGTCCACAGCCTTTTCAGCTTCCAGGCCAGGAAAGTGCGCAGTGCTAACACTGAGCGTCTGAGTTGTTAACACAGTGCTAACGCTAAGTGTCTGAGTTGTTAACACAGTGCTAACGCTAAGCGTCTGAGTTGTTAACACAGTGCTAACGCTAAGCGTCCGCACACACGGCCCCTGGACGCTGAGTGCGCCGATGTCTCTTCAGGCTCCTCCGCTGAACGGAGCTCCTTCCGCAGTCGTCACACCGGCACTGGTCCCGTCCCGATTGGCTGTCCGCTGCCACGCTCCGCCCACACACGGCACAGCTGCACACATCGTCCAATCGGTGCAGGAGCTGGTGTATGTGCAGGGTCTCTGGGAGGCTGAAGCTCCGCCCGCACAGCTTGCAGTCGCTGGGCGAGGTGCTGGAGGTCTGGCCGCTTAACAGCCGAGCCCTCAGGAGCTCGAAGTCCGAGAGGCCAGGCTGGTCAGCCTGGTGCTCCTCTTCAGGTGACGGCCTCCTGCAGGCCGGTGGGTGAGACTGCTCCACCACTACAGAGATGGacaaaatcacatttaaaacaaacaaccaggacgacacacacacacacacacacacacacacacacacacacacacacacacacaaacacacacacacacaccagagggGTAGATCAGAAGCAGGATTACGAAGTCAGTTGGATAAATTCAgcaagtaaaacctggaacccttccAGAAGTGGAACGTGGATTTCAGTAGAAatagctgggttttactctgtgaacttaCCCAGCCAACTTGCTTCATAATATACGCCCCGGGCCTAGGTTCgaacagtatttatttttaattctaatACTTTTCGggatttgactaagcttgcccaaaagtgtaaacccctcCTGTAAacctgctcctccttgcaggctcaaatgcaccaagCACTGGTATTTGAAAAAGtattgaaaagtatttgaatccaaaaaaacaaaaaaaaacatttcaacccaggtctgacacacatacccacattcAGGCACTCCACACACTGAATATTCTGATATTCCTCAGCAGTATGATCCAGACCCATTCATTCAGTCGCATTCACTCACTCCGAGTTGTAGAGTTCAAAGTCAAGTCTTCTGACGAGGAAATTCCACAGACAGTTGCTGATGCTGGGTCACTCCTCGCGTCAGAAGACGCATCCACGAACACAACATCGTCGGATCCGGAACATTCTTCCTTTTTGAAAGGGGGTGCCAAGCAGAGATCCTCAACGATGTGAACCGTGCCCAGTTCCGTGACACGACCGGCGATAAGACCGGACCCAGGGCTGGAGACCGGGGCAGGGAGAGTCCTGTCTCCCTTTCCAGTGGCCTCTTCTCCACCTGGGTggacctgcacctcctcctcctccagagcgGGCTGATCCAGCCTCTGGTCTTGACCAACAGCAAGCAAAGAGCTGGCACTCAGaccttaaaaaaataacaaaaaaacatggttAACTGTTTATTCAGGGTGATTTAAAAGGTTACATTTTATATGGGTCAGTGACAAATAAGGGATTCCGGtctacacaaaaataaaataggtAAAACAAATGCTAATAAAAGCAATTTTGTTAACCTTCATTAGAAATAATTTAGTTATTTCTAAAAAGAAATTCTAAAAAAATTCAGCAAATGTAATTATACAATGACAATCACAAATGTCATAAAGGATAACAGAGATTAAttttcaaaatgcttttattaccACCCAATAACCAGTAAATATTCACGGTGAGATCAATGTAGAATCAAGTATGTAGTGCTCAGATGGTAAAATATTTAGtagttattttataaaaattgcACTTGCTGTAGATTACAGGTCAATGTGTCCAAGTCTCTTACACAAAACTTGTAAGACTGTTGTTGTGTTATCAACTcaatcaatttaaataattaatttatactACAAAAGATCTGTGTTATCCAGCCTGACTGAAATTGTTGGCCCACATACATGTAAAGAATTTAGCTTAAGGGACGATTTGCCAGTTGTGAAATCAGCTGTGAATCAAAACAGTTTTGAAACTAGGTATTGGATCACCAAGCAAATGTCTTTACATAagattgaacacacacaggctctacTCACAGTTGTTATCAATCAACGCACGCGCTTCCGTGGATCTCGTATGTCTTTCATTTTGATCCTCCTCGTACGATTCCTCAGCGTCTCCCTGGAGATCCGTGTGGCGTTGGTCACACGCCAtctccatctgctcctccttcagAGGATCCTCTTCAGGAGTGAAAAGGATACGGCTGGAAATTGACGTTTGAGCTTGATTCATCTCCGTTTCCACAGAAGCAGTCGAAAAATCCGTGATAAGCTGAGAAGCAACAAATTGtgcattattacagcattatatttgtgaaaatgaagTTGTTATGACTtcattataatataaatatgagTAACGCAATAAAAGCACCAACACACAAACGTTCAAATACATTAAGTTAATGTCGGTATATTTATCAAGCATAAATCAGtggaaaataaagcaatgaaacattgctcaaaacaaacTAATCAAAAGGTCGCAAACTAATGACGTCAGGGAGATGCTGCGCAAAGGATTCCACTGTTCACAATAGTAATCATCCAGCTTAATTTCATGTTTACCTAGGTGTTTATTTCGCGTGCATTTAGTCACCATTGATGCATGCTTACTTAATACCAACTGCCTTAAATGCAAGGATAAAACACACGATATactgttgatgttgatgtatGGCAGTGCGTGCCAGAGCTGTACTCCTAGAGTAGTCCTACCTTTGTCCACTAGATGGCAAAATACATAagcaaaaccaaaccaaaaccaaCTTTCTCTCCTGTACATAATATGGTCACccttcaccacacacacataacatatatgtgcatacacataaaaaagtaaaataaataccttcAATGCAATGGCTTCAATTAAATCAATGCTTTGTGCACAGCCCATTGGAATTTCACTTTTATCACAGCCAACCCTGTGCTTCCTTCTCAACTGAAGCAGTCATTCCTAAAGAGTTTTGATTACAGACTGCTGGTGATGCTGCTTCAGGACACTGAAATGGGAAGATCATCTGATAATCTAATTAATCAGCAAAACCATCCTCAGCCCACAGGACATTTAAGTAGGCCAAGCTATCTTGTAGGCACATGTCTGTGAAAATGTAAGAAGGATAACTTCTGTAAGGGAGTTTTTTAATTTCCAGAAATGGGCCATTTAACCTTAGACAAGGAAATCTGTCATCTTCTgaccaaatgtattcatttctgaatgagaatttttttaaatgttacaaCGCATGTACAACGCACTCTTATTTCTAACCCCGTAGTATTTAAGTAttccacaaacacaaatcatttCATCCAAGCAATGATGTATtccatgtgtatgcatgtggatACCAGTGTTGCCATCTACTTTTTGTTGAAGCCAAATTTGCTGAATTGTTGATTTCACACTTCTTAGGGAGGACTATCCAACCCTGctgctggagatctaccatactgcaggctttcatttcaacccttatttggcacacctgattatactaattagcagcttaaCAAGATCTATAGGGCTGGATTCAAATCCAAATTTTACAGCGTGCTTTCTACCTTTCTTCAAGGGGGAATCACTAAAATGGCAGGATTAAAGATGGTGGCCACGCCAAGTGTGGTTTGGTTCTGAATTCTGAAGGGGAGAGCGTAATTACATTACTAGCTCCCTTGTTATTCCTCCCTTCAGCCGGGGGTATAAAATTAAGAATTTGGGAGGTTTGTGAATAATTCATGAGCACATGTTGAGGGATTGGATGGGGAAGGAGGGATTATGAACTAAGAATTAATTTTGTGTCCGATACATTAGATGACGTTTTTGAGGTTTAAGAAATCCCCCTAAAGATGTTGCAAAGATCGGCGATAGTGTTTTATAAGActcagtaaaaaaacaaaaaacttgcacacacagagctgcagttACTATGGGGTAGCACTTTATATCTAGGGTGTTCTGTTTTGTTCCTCTTTTATCCTCCCTTGCAGAGCACCTGTTTAGTTTGCTTATTGCACATTATTTAATCCCTCCCTCGAGGGATAGGAATGTTTTGAAATGGAATGGAACCCAGCCTAGGACCGGATTTGGTTGTAATGCATCATAATAGCAAAATTAACTCACTCCTCAGCTGAAATGAAGTCTTTTTTTGATAGGATAACTCTGCAAGGTTCATGAATAAATCATAATaaccagcctttttttttttttgagtgataataaaaacacaccttatAAAACATGCTACATCATGGTTATCTGTCTGCCAACCAAAATAACATCACTTTGGCCTGAGCTTTGGAATCAGCCTTGCAATCTTGTGAACATTGTGTCTGTGCAGCAGAAAAACGAAAACAGGTAGTTCGGTGACCTTTGTGTACCTAATCAACCAACGTGTCTACCAGCTAATGCGGGTGCGCGTGGAGAGTCAGGGAGCACTACAAGCCTGTTGCTCAGTCTGAACGCCATCAGTCTGCATTGCCTTCCCCTGCTTCCTCTCCTTAACTCTTCAGGAAGGGATGGAAGAGAGGAGACCCAGGAAGAACAACACAGGAACGGTGAATGTAAGTAGTGGCTAGTAAGTAGTCATcacctacagtacatttcacccaaagaaaaaaaaagattaatccAAAATACtggtacaaatgaataaatgatctCATTCCCATTGCATTGTGTAGGGTTGCAGTGTTTTTTAGTTCTGTGGCTTCTTTGCTGGCAGTAGGTTTTAaggttgaaaatgtgttttaagttttaaaatatttctaaCCTCATTCATGTTTGGGTCATTGCCATTTACTATGTCAGTGAACTCTTCACTAATAGCTTGTCTGGGTGCCCATATTTTCAGCACTTAGAACCACTGATTTCACCGGTCAGATGATTTCCCTTTCTAAAggaatattttttcatgaaattgcTGTGCATTTTGCTAAATTAAAACATCTGTGGGTCTGACTGTTTAAAAGTCCTGGGATGTTAACATAGACTAATTATCTTTCATGGTACATATAGCCATTTCTGACAtgatgtgaaatgttaaaattcCTTCAGAAGACATTGTATAATATGTAAAGGTGAATTATGGAAGGAATGAGAGATGGTGTACACAGCTGATCCCCAGGTTTGGACTTGAGGTCCTGCCTTGGACGAATGAAGGCTTCAAATTGGGGCAGCAACTGTACTACAGCACTTCAGAATGGATGGAGACTTCATGATGaacagggtggcctgtaacgaagtggttaaggcaaatgactgggacccgcaaggtcggtggttcgatccccggtgagccacaataagatccacaccccgcattgctccaggggaggattgtctcctgcttaatctaatcaactgtacgttgctctcgataagagcatctgccaaatgtcattaatgcaATGAACAGTAATTGCATAGAGCGGGTGGTTTTAGAAACAGGAGAGCAACAAGTCCTtgggattttgtgtgtgtgtgtgcgtgtgcacattcTCTTTAGTTTTAACACATTCTCGAGGCATTGCCACTGTGCATTTGGGGCAAAACCACTTCTAAAGGATGCAAACTCACTGAATACTGTTCTGTATTTATGATGTGTCTTCTAAATGTGTGTCTCTGGACAGAATTTGCTGCAGCTGTCTCAGTTAAGATTATTTAATGGCTGACTGGCTGTTATTGGTTCCGTTAGAGACCGATTGCTCTTGAAGAATTAATCAAAGCTGAACACCtgcataatttattaatttaagtgCCTCAACGTACGAGGCACTTTTACCCTACCATGAATGCATATTTTGCAACTGGCCTGCAGCGAAGAGCTAACTGCCAAACTGACAAGTCATGTGAAATTCAGAGGAGTAACCTTTGAATCAAATATAAGGAGCTCAGTCAGACTGAAGATCTTCACAGAGGGTCCCCGGGACTAGAGCTGAGTCACTTCAATAAAGCCTTTTTGGGAAATTCTAGGTATATTTCACAGCTATTTAGTGTTGGCAGGAGGAGGGCACAATCAATTTATTACTTTTTGTACTTAACGCCAATGGAGATTTTCCCTCAGATAAAAAAATTCAAAGACCAGTTTCAGCGGCAGCAGaattaaaatgatatattttttaggGCCTCCAGTGGCTCAGGCTGTAAAGATACTTGTTCTCAGCAACATCCTGCGACAGGATGTTTGAGTCCTGGTCGTGCCATTGCTGGCTATGGCTGGAGGTTCACATTGGCATGGCAATGCCTGGCTTGGCCTCGCAGGGGAATGACCTCCATTTGTCTCATTGCTCTGTAGCGGCCACTCCTGGTCAGATCAGGCACCTGCGGGGgcacaaaccaaaaatagtGTTCTCCTCTTGCGTCATGGGCACTGTGTGACATCAGTGTCTGCCATCTGCTTCTGATGTCGGCAGGAATGGCTAGTGGTGGGAGATTGGGAAAAATCAGCgaataaaatatcaaatatatttgtTAGTTGTTTATTAAACCTATGTTTATTCAGGGATACTCCACATGGTTGACTAATGGTTGGTTCCCAAGAAAGTATGGTCAGTGGGTCGGGGCTTGTGCCAGATGGGAGTTTCTATAGCCTACCGAGGAGTGCACAAGAGTCTGGACCGGCTATGACTCAACAAGAGACCTGCGGGTTATATGTTTTTGCAATGAGAATGTGTGCATGGAATTATTATTACTCTCCAACTGTGGCAAGACTTAGTTACCGTAAGTGTAAAGGAGGACAATACCAGCCCATCTAATGCAACAGCCAGAACCCCATCTCCCAGCGTAAAGTGATTGTGTACTGGCACTTTCCTACAAAGCCTGAACTGTTCTGTGTCAGGAAAGCATAGGTTATTTTGAAAGATAAGTGCAGCATTGAAAGGATTCGCTGTCTGGTAAAAGGTATTCAATGTATTGTGTCATGCACTCTGGGGAACAGGAGggagcattttttttaaagtggtgAAAAAATTCCATTACTAAACCGACCTGTAAAAACGATCCTTATTACACTCTGTGGTATCAGTTATGTGCTGAATTAGCATTCCTCTGGAGAGACGCTGTGCACTTCTCCACAATTCCTATAGTTTCTGCTAGGGTGCCTTTTAACTCATTCCTTATGGCAAGCTTAGGTACAAAATGAAGGCATGTTAACATTTATTGCTTCCCAGTGCTAACCTGACTGAAATCCCAGCATAACCTAAAAAATCTGTATGtacttacaaaaataaaattcctaatatactgtatttttgctCTTCTCATTTATTTGTGTTGGTCTTACTAAGAGACCCATAAAAGCTCTCCAGTGTATTTGAACCACTTTTCCAAACACAACATCATTAAAGCAGTTCCTTTGTTTGCCACAAGGAGGTAGTGTTGCTCTGGGAATTGTTGCCACATTCTGTTTGACATCCTGGTAAGGGATGCTTCTGTTGAACACAGCCAGGTCTATCCAGATAGCCATGAAATTCACAGGTTGAGAGAATGTATTGGTTTCAAATCTCCAATTTGCCTTTTGTTGTGTAGCAATGTATTTCAGAGATGCATTCAGCAAGTTCAACATATCCTATACTATTTGTATTTGACACTTTCTAGTCATTTATTGTGACCAGCAGCTTCTATTTATAGGCTTTAAAGTAGAACAAGTTTTAGGATTAACTTGTACTAACAtggatttattttcctttcagcTGCATGTAGGTTTAATGGTAAACATTTTTGCAGGTTTCAATTATCTTAGTTACACACCACTGGCTGCACTGCAGTGGTTATGTTGATTTTCCTGTTGGAGGAAAAGTAATGCTTAATGAAGTTTGCTGAATCTTTCATATTGATTATATAATCAGCTTAACTCAAGAGGTACAGGGCAGTCCGTCTCAATGTTTGCTTTGCAAAGAATAGAAAGTCGTTCAAACTGGAAACTAGTGTTGCTTGTAAACAGACTGATCTccactttgttttttgtttttgtttttttaaaggactGGTCCAGAATAAATGTATCGTTCTTGATTTTTCATTTTGGGCATATTGCAGAGAACTGTTGGTTCATCTTACTGCAAGTCACTGGGGATCGGTGGAGACGCAACATTATTCTATACCGGTGGTCTccatccctggtcctggagagctacgggGTCTGCTTGTTCCATTGTGCATAATTAaccaattagagcagttgattacacagttgaAACACC encodes:
- the LOC133108691 gene encoding zinc finger protein 726-like isoform X2; protein product: MNQAQTSISSRILFTPEEDPLKEEQMEMACDQRHTDLQGDAEESYEEDQNERHTRSTEARALIDNNCLSASSLLAVGQDQRLDQPALEEEEVQVHPGGEEATGKGDRTLPAPVSSPGSGLIAGRVTELGTVHIVEDLCLAPPFKKEECSGSDDVVFVDASSDARSDPASATVCGISSSEDLTLNSTTRMVEQSHPPACRRPSPEEEHQADQPGLSDFELLRARLLSGQTSSTSPSDCKLCGRSFSLPETLHIHQLLHRLDDVCSCAVCGRSVAADSQSGRDQCRCDDCGRSSVQRRSLKRHRRTQRPGAVCADA
- the LOC133108691 gene encoding zinc finger protein 418-like isoform X1; translated protein: MGCAQSIDLIEAIALKLITDFSTASVETEMNQAQTSISSRILFTPEEDPLKEEQMEMACDQRHTDLQGDAEESYEEDQNERHTRSTEARALIDNNCLSASSLLAVGQDQRLDQPALEEEEVQVHPGGEEATGKGDRTLPAPVSSPGSGLIAGRVTELGTVHIVEDLCLAPPFKKEECSGSDDVVFVDASSDARSDPASATVCGISSSEDLTLNSTTRMVEQSHPPACRRPSPEEEHQADQPGLSDFELLRARLLSGQTSSTSPSDCKLCGRSFSLPETLHIHQLLHRLDDVCSCAVCGRSVAADSQSGRDQCRCDDCGRSSVQRRSLKRHRRTQRPGAVCADA